Proteins found in one Legionella pneumophila subsp. pascullei genomic segment:
- a CDS encoding M15 family metallopeptidase: MKKIGSFILLYLMSSASFSLPKGFVYLHDVAPDIIEDMRYATNNNFIGNPIPGYKRGVCIVTKQTAQQLKKAEKYIKTKGYTLKVYDCYRPQRAVDYFYKWSRNAKDKRMKPEFYPREMKQDLFNRGYIALTSGHTRGSTLDLTLVKLTTSREKKSDHHLTRCYDKTPNYLDDDSIDTGTRFDCLDVSANIDYSKLSKDQKANRKLLQKLMSRFGFRSYYYEWWHFTLKNEPYPDTYFNFPVE, translated from the coding sequence ATGAAAAAAATAGGCTCCTTTATCCTTCTTTATCTTATGAGCTCAGCCAGTTTTTCTCTTCCCAAAGGCTTTGTTTATTTACACGATGTAGCGCCTGATATCATTGAAGACATGAGATACGCTACCAATAACAATTTCATAGGAAATCCTATCCCTGGTTACAAGCGAGGAGTATGTATAGTTACCAAACAAACCGCGCAACAATTAAAAAAAGCGGAAAAATACATCAAAACCAAAGGATATACGCTTAAAGTATATGATTGCTACAGACCACAAAGAGCTGTTGATTATTTTTATAAGTGGAGCCGCAATGCAAAAGACAAGCGCATGAAACCCGAATTTTATCCTCGTGAAATGAAACAGGATTTGTTTAACCGTGGTTATATTGCCCTGACCTCTGGCCACACGCGAGGAAGCACCCTTGACTTAACGCTGGTGAAACTAACTACCTCTCGAGAAAAAAAATCTGATCATCATTTAACGCGTTGCTACGATAAAACGCCAAACTATCTGGATGACGATTCTATCGATACAGGAACTCGTTTTGATTGTCTGGATGTGTCAGCAAACATTGATTATTCCAAGTTGAGTAAAGACCAGAAAGCTAATCGCAAATTATTACAAAAGCTTATGAGCCGCTTTGGTTTTAGATCTTATTACTATGAATGGTGGCATTTCACCCTGAAAAATGAACCTTATCCAGACACCTATTTCAATTTTCCTGTCGAATAA
- a CDS encoding dehydrogenase E1 component subunit alpha/beta has protein sequence MLDRASVVDEQFLKRVLQGDFPKLRSSMSPDTAELDKKTAIEFFDSQIKSRLLDIIARQLKEKGLSFYTIGSSGHEGNAVLGQVFRASDMAFLHYRSGAFFLQRAKQLPGIDGVKDILLSLVAAASDPISGGRHKVFGSVPLNIPPQTSTIASHLPKALGAALSITRARELGLPSKLAPDSVILCSFGDASTNHATSQTTLNACSWITQQNYPLPIVFICEDNGIGISVPTPSNWIKSSVSSRPGINYIECDGLNIADVFAKAQEADYLARTKKQPVFLHMRCVRLLGHAGSDIESQYNTQEEIERREANDPLLHTAGILYREGWMSLQAMVELYQDNRALIEAKALEAIREPRMSCAEEIMASIVPCIEKKQEYPLPDDNRRSQVFAGAYNQLTLKRNLCQQINFALTDLMMQYPNMLIFGEDVGKKGGVYRVTADLQARFGQRRVFDTLLDETTIIGTAIGLAHNGFIPVPEIQFLAYLHNAEDQLRGEASTLSFFSSGQYQNPMVLRIASLAYQKGFGGHFHNDNSIAVLRDLPGVIVACPSNGPDAAKMLRTCMRLAYEEGRVVVFLEPIALYMTKDLYSPGDNGWLFEYPSPDEMISQGEVGVYGEGDTVILTYANGYYLSRQAEKVLREVHNIFVKIVDLRWLSPLPKDAILKEIAKAKRILIVDEGRQSGSISEGLMTLLMEEASPRLKIKRITGKDCFIPLGTAWQYLLPSQESIIDAVIALQSDKREKESGRLVVS, from the coding sequence ATGTTAGATAGAGCAAGTGTAGTGGATGAACAATTTCTGAAAAGAGTGTTGCAAGGGGATTTCCCCAAATTAAGAAGCAGCATGAGTCCAGATACAGCAGAATTAGACAAGAAAACCGCTATAGAGTTTTTTGATTCACAAATTAAATCTCGGCTTCTTGATATTATTGCAAGACAATTAAAGGAAAAAGGCCTGTCTTTTTATACGATAGGAAGTAGCGGCCATGAAGGCAATGCGGTATTGGGTCAGGTTTTCAGAGCGAGTGATATGGCGTTTTTGCATTATCGCAGCGGTGCCTTTTTCTTGCAACGAGCAAAGCAATTACCTGGAATCGATGGAGTAAAGGATATCTTGTTGTCATTGGTGGCTGCGGCAAGTGATCCTATCTCAGGGGGAAGGCATAAAGTCTTTGGCAGCGTCCCTTTAAATATCCCGCCGCAAACATCGACTATCGCATCTCATTTACCGAAAGCTTTAGGCGCTGCTTTATCAATTACCAGAGCGCGAGAGTTAGGATTACCCAGTAAGTTGGCGCCTGATTCTGTGATACTTTGTTCGTTTGGTGATGCCTCAACCAACCATGCAACTAGTCAAACCACATTGAATGCTTGCTCCTGGATAACCCAGCAAAACTATCCACTCCCCATTGTGTTTATTTGTGAAGATAATGGGATTGGCATTTCAGTACCAACTCCATCCAATTGGATTAAATCATCCGTCTCTTCTCGTCCAGGAATAAATTACATTGAGTGTGATGGATTAAACATTGCGGATGTTTTTGCCAAGGCACAGGAGGCGGACTATTTGGCAAGAACAAAAAAACAACCCGTGTTCTTACACATGCGTTGCGTTCGTTTGTTGGGCCATGCCGGTTCCGATATTGAATCGCAATACAACACTCAGGAAGAAATTGAGCGTCGGGAGGCGAACGACCCCTTATTGCATACTGCAGGTATTTTGTACAGAGAGGGTTGGATGAGCTTACAGGCAATGGTTGAGCTTTATCAGGACAACCGGGCTTTAATTGAAGCCAAGGCGCTCGAGGCAATAAGGGAACCCAGAATGAGTTGTGCTGAAGAAATAATGGCTTCCATTGTTCCTTGCATTGAGAAAAAACAAGAATACCCATTGCCGGATGATAATAGACGGTCGCAAGTATTTGCTGGAGCTTATAATCAACTTACCTTAAAGCGTAATTTATGCCAGCAGATCAATTTCGCTTTGACTGATCTGATGATGCAGTATCCTAATATGTTGATTTTTGGCGAAGACGTAGGAAAGAAAGGCGGAGTTTATCGAGTTACTGCGGATTTACAGGCTCGTTTTGGGCAACGCAGGGTTTTTGATACCCTTCTCGATGAAACAACCATTATAGGTACCGCTATTGGTTTGGCACATAATGGTTTTATTCCTGTTCCGGAAATTCAGTTTTTAGCTTATCTGCATAATGCCGAAGATCAATTGCGTGGAGAAGCATCCACTTTATCTTTTTTTTCAAGTGGTCAATATCAAAACCCTATGGTGCTTCGAATCGCCTCTCTTGCTTATCAGAAAGGATTTGGCGGTCATTTTCATAATGATAATTCGATAGCTGTTTTACGCGATTTGCCTGGGGTTATAGTGGCTTGCCCCTCCAATGGCCCCGATGCTGCAAAAATGCTGAGGACTTGTATGCGCCTTGCCTATGAGGAAGGAAGGGTTGTGGTGTTTTTAGAACCCATTGCTTTGTATATGACCAAGGATCTGTATAGCCCGGGAGATAATGGATGGTTATTTGAATACCCATCACCTGATGAAATGATTTCTCAAGGAGAGGTTGGGGTATACGGGGAGGGCGATACCGTTATTCTAACGTATGCTAATGGCTATTATTTATCTCGCCAGGCGGAAAAGGTTTTGCGGGAAGTACATAATATTTTTGTAAAGATCGTTGATTTGCGCTGGCTTAGCCCCTTACCAAAAGACGCTATTTTAAAAGAAATTGCCAAGGCAAAACGTATTTTAATTGTTGATGAGGGTAGACAAAGCGGCTCAATTAGTGAAGGATTAATGACATTATTGATGGAAGAGGCTTCGCCACGTTTAAAAATAAAGCGGATTACGGGCAAAGATTGCTTCATTCCATTAGGAACTGCTTGGCAGTATCTATTGCCAAGTCAGGAAAGTATTATAGACGCGGTAATCGCATTACAGTCAGATAAAAGGGAGAAGGAA
- a CDS encoding EscU/YscU/HrcU family type III secretion system export apparatus switch protein, translated as MKRKKPVAIALRYDGNSPPKVTAKGEGSVAQQIIKTAKGHGIPLEQNAELTALLSQVRLNEEIPKALYLAVAQILAFLYYIDGKKSKE; from the coding sequence ATGAAAAGAAAGAAACCCGTCGCTATTGCATTACGTTATGATGGCAACTCTCCTCCGAAAGTAACTGCTAAAGGAGAAGGTTCAGTTGCTCAGCAAATTATCAAGACTGCTAAAGGACATGGCATTCCTCTCGAACAAAATGCCGAATTAACAGCCCTCTTATCCCAAGTTCGCCTCAATGAAGAAATACCCAAAGCACTTTATCTTGCTGTAGCCCAAATTTTGGCATTCCTTTATTACATCGATGGAAAGAAATCCAAAGAATAA
- a CDS encoding SGNH/GDSL hydrolase family protein: MTQKPAKITHLVVLGDSLSDRGTLNKRELLGFIPMSYLSGLRSKSPKGRFTNGFLWGDYVGATTAEQFEIEHIRRKLRLHNNARDNADIGDELLVNNKVRRENENSFSLNEDNHILFKGERFARFYCEGGLTSHDYSCSFTFNLVLFFTRLILATLGGKRTQLLADDKKYNVSNLEKSETLVVEWSGANDLITANDRPSRAAADKAVNDRIQNIEALIHNGYRNFVLFNLPNLSLTPRFQRKNAEEQRNASDCSEYFNQQLQAKSLELINKYKELRIPVNLSVFDVNEQFKEVYSNPEKYGFDRDKLKSPYVESDLFKENQKNPIDQKEHISPAKGYMFWDDVHPTTTMHDWLAERFKEKYYDKMFRFEPPLQTKHRHKETSDALSKTTDSIVQSSTTVKKLPENIALILNTMHSRAQLMCQSTDSQRREKGELLKHFIFEIKCQHGNLEKIYGLISAFTLNPGHAKIIKTHQNPMIDFFRNKATTRSEDDIAALQKAVAAYLEPKDSNEHLVKLTQ, from the coding sequence ATGACTCAAAAACCAGCTAAAATTACTCACCTTGTAGTATTAGGAGACAGCTTATCCGACAGAGGAACGCTGAATAAACGGGAACTGCTGGGTTTTATCCCCATGAGTTATTTAAGTGGATTAAGAAGCAAATCTCCAAAAGGTCGATTCACTAATGGTTTTCTTTGGGGAGACTACGTCGGCGCGACTACTGCAGAACAATTTGAGATCGAACATATCCGAAGAAAATTAAGATTGCATAATAATGCAAGAGATAATGCGGATATAGGCGATGAATTACTCGTCAACAATAAGGTGCGAAGAGAAAATGAAAACTCTTTTAGCTTGAATGAAGACAATCACATTCTGTTTAAAGGGGAAAGATTTGCCCGCTTCTATTGCGAAGGTGGGTTAACTTCTCATGACTATTCTTGTAGCTTTACCTTTAACCTGGTTCTGTTTTTTACAAGGCTGATTCTGGCCACACTGGGAGGAAAACGAACTCAATTATTGGCTGATGATAAAAAATACAATGTTTCCAATCTTGAAAAATCTGAAACATTAGTTGTGGAGTGGTCTGGTGCAAATGACTTGATCACCGCCAATGACAGGCCTTCTCGTGCAGCTGCAGATAAAGCCGTTAACGACCGAATTCAAAATATTGAAGCGCTGATTCATAATGGGTACAGAAACTTTGTTCTATTCAATTTACCCAACCTCTCACTAACCCCAAGATTTCAAAGAAAAAATGCAGAAGAACAACGTAATGCATCAGATTGCTCTGAATATTTTAATCAGCAACTGCAGGCCAAATCTCTTGAGTTAATCAACAAATACAAAGAATTGAGAATTCCTGTCAATCTCTCCGTCTTTGATGTTAACGAGCAATTTAAGGAAGTTTACAGTAATCCCGAAAAATATGGTTTTGATAGGGATAAGTTAAAATCACCCTACGTTGAATCGGATCTTTTTAAAGAAAATCAGAAAAACCCTATTGATCAAAAAGAACATATTTCACCGGCCAAAGGATATATGTTCTGGGATGACGTTCATCCGACTACAACAATGCATGACTGGTTAGCAGAGCGTTTCAAAGAAAAATACTACGATAAAATGTTTCGATTTGAACCACCCCTGCAAACAAAACATAGACATAAAGAAACTTCTGATGCTCTGTCAAAAACGACCGACTCAATAGTCCAAAGCAGTACAACGGTCAAGAAGCTTCCTGAAAATATCGCTTTGATTTTGAATACTATGCATTCAAGAGCACAATTGATGTGTCAATCTACTGACTCCCAAAGGCGTGAAAAAGGTGAATTATTAAAACATTTTATTTTTGAAATAAAATGTCAGCATGGAAATCTTGAAAAGATCTATGGTTTAATCTCTGCATTTACCTTAAACCCTGGTCATGCAAAAATAATAAAGACACACCAGAATCCAATGATTGATTTCTTTAGAAATAAGGCAACGACAAGAAGCGAAGATGATATTGCTGCCTTACAAAAAGCTGTCGCAGCGTATTTGGAACCTAAAGACAGCAATGAACATCTCGTTAAGCTTACTCAGTAA
- a CDS encoding C1 family peptidase translates to MRVSKLLLLTLALSGNLFAQDIKVVGTLNQTLKAPQNKTLNTKPAIQQIKLLKMQLSNSAIKALARKTDITLKKPNTIATSTALPPKVELGMNNVPVLNQGSFGTCVTFATTAAIDAALNKGDYISQLCQLQLGLYLEKNGHAPSGWDGSLGRIVLSQMENFGIVSKEKQKNLGCGGLTEYPDNEQPTPDHAMSLEQFHEMSEDPETNPVIYTPILDVYQAVLDRTDTNKTINDIKTALNQKDRVTFAVLLLDFDLGVMGAVGTNKTQFDTWVLTPEIARDIYLRPFFGGHEMIITGYDDNAIAIDDNGREHKGLFTLRNSWGEQFGDKGNFYMSYDYFKVLTIEAQRIRALADNESEEDSMTA, encoded by the coding sequence ATGCGTGTTTCAAAATTACTTTTATTAACTTTGGCATTGAGCGGCAATTTATTTGCTCAAGATATCAAAGTGGTAGGAACATTAAATCAGACATTAAAGGCCCCGCAAAATAAAACACTCAATACAAAACCTGCCATACAACAAATCAAATTGCTTAAAATGCAATTGTCAAATTCTGCTATCAAGGCACTGGCCAGAAAAACAGACATCACACTCAAAAAACCAAATACCATAGCCACATCAACGGCCCTCCCCCCAAAAGTAGAATTAGGTATGAATAATGTACCCGTTCTGAACCAGGGAAGCTTTGGAACTTGCGTCACTTTTGCAACGACTGCGGCCATAGATGCTGCTTTAAACAAAGGTGATTACATCAGTCAATTGTGCCAATTACAACTAGGGCTGTATCTGGAGAAAAACGGTCATGCACCAAGTGGTTGGGATGGCTCATTAGGGCGCATAGTCTTAAGTCAAATGGAAAATTTTGGGATAGTCAGCAAAGAAAAACAAAAAAACCTGGGATGTGGTGGACTAACTGAATACCCAGACAACGAGCAACCTACCCCTGATCATGCCATGTCGCTTGAGCAATTCCATGAAATGAGTGAAGATCCTGAGACTAATCCTGTTATTTACACGCCGATCCTGGATGTTTATCAGGCTGTATTAGACAGAACAGACACCAACAAAACCATTAATGATATAAAAACAGCCTTGAATCAAAAAGATCGGGTTACTTTTGCGGTATTATTGCTGGATTTTGATTTGGGTGTTATGGGTGCCGTGGGAACGAATAAAACACAATTTGATACCTGGGTACTGACTCCTGAAATTGCTCGTGATATTTATCTGCGCCCATTTTTTGGCGGTCATGAAATGATTATCACTGGATACGATGACAATGCCATCGCTATTGATGACAATGGCCGGGAACACAAAGGATTATTTACTTTACGTAACTCATGGGGTGAACAATTTGGAGACAAGGGTAATTTTTACATGTCCTATGATTACTTCAAAGTTTTAACTATTGAAGCACAACGTATCCGTGCTCTTGCTGATAATGAATCAGAAGAAGACTCAATGACTGCCTGA
- the sidF gene encoding Dot/Icm T4SS effector PI phosphatase SidF: MPRITQNIETYVTHLLSDLEPVAPKNQHLAYGYPGERQVFKDPMLEGKQVVVVNSQYDEKGNVVTGQPDVIQEANNYIDNLVAAAKSLIDTDKKGEKDLRKSAIDEIAKTFKKSISETIPSDKAKADLFSSKKSSANKDFLEQLAKVESSLQQFTQAVAKASGHKLKALDKEGHNIRSHNRDTLIHRFKAPNSKEGEEQFIMYIPCGRYTKRQQRLMGKDESEVNRDHDTTSHKRSDLVLGNSSMARMIAGTRHPDGTVTIHHDSFSGPGARMPYSDFKGADDYKKLAIKAVTLINQEEVIQTLAQRQIDRMTNEDLWNKIPEEYRPDVLPPDEEKARAQLIKLYVEHNPLSVTECYTQVVTAGQRVAAENQKEQFEYVRQMMDAFDGSKAKITIQTSANTEVETEVGYQARMSSWGVNWFRQVGALNPLSDNSVTKNQNARFVNQMTDDVITNLDKVAQSLADYDKAGALQALLKGPDVSGLNQQITRKENALKEVKGAYREALFSYFEEYQKGEGKWDKAKLDQLKNQVESYEKSIKKQESAIYELHNQIDALRKAYYTEHKEQINNALQELKEQISPVIQNKETDPETKSRLQHFYNSCAYLIQAQELYYENTWHHGKNNFKLQTLMASLASELDYANTKGCKSNNDRGQRLAQKVVGNALWTAMSEDGLYTGEFLDHRRTHDKKVGKVEQLDRELTTIQALHHTANTGVSGGKFEIQDKANFADNGLFGKIANFAKVKDMGPENAFTKNLGTKIKAGLGLGLLAAVGLVALTLLFPPAGLAVAALGIGVAAGAAIVAGITFAATYLFGTFIDAINNRIEEGKIKSIVREGMKAASENSQEHKTEQKDNLTVNAKLHQKLGVTRESILERKSTPEQELEKPKDRTSKVDLTSDVVDDKQSEQSATPVNF, encoded by the coding sequence ATGCCACGAATCACTCAAAATATAGAAACATACGTCACCCATTTATTAAGTGATCTGGAACCAGTTGCCCCCAAAAATCAGCATCTTGCCTATGGTTATCCTGGCGAAAGACAGGTATTCAAAGACCCAATGCTTGAGGGTAAACAAGTCGTGGTAGTGAATAGTCAATACGATGAAAAGGGTAACGTTGTTACTGGACAACCTGATGTTATTCAAGAGGCGAATAATTATATAGACAATCTTGTAGCTGCTGCTAAATCTCTGATAGACACAGATAAGAAAGGTGAGAAGGATTTGAGAAAGAGCGCAATTGATGAAATTGCAAAAACTTTCAAAAAATCCATTTCAGAAACCATTCCTTCCGATAAAGCAAAAGCGGATTTGTTTTCAAGTAAAAAAAGTTCTGCCAACAAAGACTTTCTGGAACAATTGGCTAAAGTTGAAAGCAGTTTACAGCAATTCACACAGGCTGTGGCAAAAGCCTCAGGACACAAATTAAAAGCACTGGATAAGGAAGGGCATAATATTCGCAGTCATAATCGCGATACCTTAATTCATCGCTTTAAAGCGCCTAATTCCAAAGAAGGCGAAGAACAATTTATTATGTACATACCTTGTGGAAGGTACACCAAACGTCAACAAAGACTAATGGGCAAGGATGAATCTGAAGTCAACAGGGATCATGACACTACAAGCCATAAACGCTCTGATCTGGTCCTGGGCAACAGCAGTATGGCGCGTATGATTGCAGGAACAAGGCATCCTGATGGCACCGTGACCATTCACCATGACAGCTTTTCTGGTCCTGGCGCACGCATGCCCTATTCTGATTTTAAGGGAGCTGATGACTATAAAAAGCTGGCTATCAAAGCAGTCACTTTAATCAACCAGGAAGAAGTCATCCAAACCCTGGCACAGCGTCAAATTGATCGTATGACCAATGAAGACCTTTGGAATAAAATTCCCGAAGAGTATCGCCCTGACGTGCTTCCTCCTGATGAGGAGAAAGCTCGAGCACAACTGATAAAGCTGTATGTAGAGCATAATCCGTTATCTGTCACGGAATGCTATACACAAGTTGTAACGGCTGGGCAAAGGGTAGCTGCTGAAAATCAAAAAGAGCAATTTGAATACGTACGGCAAATGATGGATGCTTTTGATGGCTCAAAAGCAAAAATCACCATTCAAACCAGTGCCAATACTGAAGTGGAAACAGAGGTTGGTTATCAAGCACGCATGAGTTCCTGGGGGGTGAATTGGTTTAGGCAGGTTGGAGCGCTCAATCCTCTCTCTGACAATAGCGTCACCAAAAATCAAAATGCCCGTTTTGTAAATCAAATGACAGATGACGTCATCACCAATTTAGACAAAGTGGCTCAAAGCCTGGCGGATTACGACAAAGCAGGTGCATTACAAGCGTTATTAAAAGGCCCGGACGTCAGCGGTCTGAATCAACAAATTACCAGAAAAGAAAATGCCTTAAAAGAGGTGAAAGGAGCCTATCGAGAAGCATTATTCAGCTATTTCGAAGAATATCAGAAAGGCGAAGGGAAATGGGATAAAGCCAAACTGGATCAATTGAAAAATCAGGTTGAAAGTTATGAAAAAAGCATTAAAAAACAAGAATCAGCAATTTATGAACTGCATAATCAAATCGATGCATTAAGAAAGGCTTATTACACAGAACACAAAGAACAAATCAATAACGCATTACAAGAACTTAAAGAACAAATAAGCCCTGTTATCCAGAATAAAGAAACAGATCCTGAGACCAAATCCAGACTGCAACATTTTTACAATTCATGTGCTTACCTCATTCAAGCTCAAGAACTCTATTATGAGAACACTTGGCATCATGGCAAAAATAATTTCAAGCTGCAAACGTTAATGGCTTCTCTCGCCAGCGAGCTGGATTATGCTAATACGAAAGGGTGTAAGAGTAATAATGACCGTGGCCAAAGATTGGCGCAAAAAGTCGTTGGCAACGCTTTATGGACAGCAATGAGTGAGGATGGGTTATACACTGGTGAATTTCTGGATCATCGAAGGACACATGATAAAAAGGTTGGAAAAGTAGAACAACTTGATCGGGAGCTTACTACTATCCAGGCCCTGCATCATACTGCCAATACGGGTGTTTCAGGTGGAAAGTTTGAAATTCAGGATAAAGCCAATTTTGCTGATAATGGTCTTTTCGGCAAGATCGCTAATTTTGCCAAAGTAAAAGACATGGGACCAGAAAACGCTTTTACAAAAAATCTGGGCACAAAAATTAAAGCGGGCCTCGGACTTGGGTTGCTAGCGGCCGTTGGATTAGTCGCTCTTACTTTATTATTCCCCCCTGCAGGCTTGGCTGTGGCTGCATTGGGAATTGGTGTGGCCGCAGGTGCTGCCATTGTTGCTGGCATTACTTTTGCGGCCACTTATCTATTTGGTACCTTTATTGATGCGATCAATAACAGGATAGAAGAAGGTAAGATTAAATCCATTGTCCGCGAGGGTATGAAAGCGGCATCAGAAAATTCACAAGAACACAAAACTGAACAAAAGGATAATTTAACAGTGAATGCCAAACTCCATCAAAAGTTGGGTGTGACACGAGAATCCATATTGGAAAGAAAATCTACTCCAGAACAAGAGCTTGAAAAACCAAAAGATAGGACTTCAAAAGTTGACTTAACATCAGACGTGGTAGATGATAAGCAAAGCGAACAGTCCGCCACTCCAGTAAACTTCTAA
- a CDS encoding flagellar hook-length control protein FliK, translating to MSVEMSKTSNVRIPPGQEIKLAKPATELYVGQILKTVVVTTLSNDQVLININGQNLNAKASHHFTPGELFEVKVIANHPETILQVQQKTPLPSLLQNALLQYLPKQAPATNLLQTLAQLMTENNLSAPINQIVKTILGNIPGLTQLPNQLMQAISQSGVFLESKLLKNKTPQEIQSDFKGLCFKLLHSLGTDIKLPIHLPNELESGFPQQAPLPLPGAIPQPLAKDKLLNLIGLSTDTVHHILREQLTQALARITTNQINYLSQENQETYLIMLDFPLKTPDGIDVIPIMIKQHKAEPMQLSKWSVSFALNLSHLGGIQATVSIYAKNIDIKVNTQQASTLQLLNDYHKDLEETLYESGLHLREWKLQFGLEDNHIDATNLRLLDIKI from the coding sequence ATGTCGGTCGAGATGAGCAAAACTTCCAATGTGAGAATCCCTCCTGGACAAGAAATCAAATTAGCAAAACCGGCAACCGAACTTTATGTAGGTCAAATTCTGAAAACAGTCGTTGTCACTACACTGTCTAATGATCAAGTCCTTATCAATATTAATGGGCAAAATCTCAATGCAAAGGCATCTCATCATTTTACACCGGGAGAGTTATTTGAAGTAAAAGTCATAGCGAACCACCCCGAAACGATCCTTCAAGTGCAACAAAAAACACCGCTTCCATCTCTATTGCAAAATGCCTTACTTCAGTATTTACCAAAACAAGCGCCAGCCACCAATCTTTTACAGACATTGGCTCAATTGATGACAGAAAATAATTTATCGGCTCCCATCAATCAGATTGTGAAAACCATTTTAGGCAATATCCCTGGATTGACTCAATTACCCAATCAACTTATGCAAGCGATTAGTCAAAGCGGTGTGTTTTTAGAATCCAAATTATTAAAAAACAAAACCCCGCAAGAAATACAATCGGATTTTAAGGGGTTGTGTTTTAAATTATTACACAGTTTAGGCACAGACATTAAACTGCCAATCCATCTGCCAAACGAGTTGGAATCTGGTTTTCCTCAACAAGCGCCTCTTCCTTTACCAGGGGCCATCCCTCAACCACTGGCTAAAGATAAGTTATTGAATCTTATTGGACTGTCAACAGACACGGTACACCATATTTTACGTGAGCAATTAACACAGGCATTAGCGCGCATCACGACTAATCAAATTAATTATTTATCGCAGGAGAATCAAGAAACCTATCTCATCATGCTTGATTTTCCTTTAAAAACTCCTGACGGCATTGATGTAATCCCTATTATGATCAAACAACACAAGGCAGAACCTATGCAGTTGTCCAAATGGTCAGTATCGTTCGCTTTGAATTTATCCCATTTAGGAGGCATACAAGCTACCGTATCAATTTACGCTAAAAATATTGATATCAAGGTTAATACTCAACAAGCCTCAACCTTGCAACTGCTCAACGATTACCATAAGGATTTGGAAGAAACACTCTATGAATCGGGTCTTCACTTAAGAGAATGGAAATTACAATTCGGATTGGAAGATAATCATATCGATGCCACAAACCTTCGTTTATTGGATATAAAAATATGA